One Nitrospira sp. SG-bin1 genomic region harbors:
- a CDS encoding uracil-DNA glycosylase, giving the protein MRRSTRSATPFIPATLTIPILQQAASSCTGCDLYQRATQTVFGEGSVHATIMLIGEQPGDQEDQAGHPFVGPAGKILDKALAEAGMTRASVYVTNAVKHFKWEPQGKRRKHKKPSASEINACRPWLEAEVQAVKPSVVICLGVTAAQSVFGKTVRLHELRGQPWNTPVASHVFVTVHPSAILRHPEAVQREEEYRRFVEDLRRVTQFLQAQAM; this is encoded by the coding sequence ATGCGACGTTCTACTAGATCCGCCACCCCCTTCATTCCGGCCACACTAACCATCCCAATTCTGCAACAAGCCGCCTCATCTTGTACCGGCTGCGACCTGTACCAACGAGCCACGCAAACCGTGTTCGGAGAAGGATCAGTCCATGCGACGATCATGTTGATCGGCGAGCAACCGGGCGATCAAGAAGACCAGGCCGGCCATCCCTTTGTCGGACCAGCCGGAAAAATCTTGGACAAGGCGTTAGCCGAAGCGGGAATGACACGAGCAAGTGTCTACGTCACCAATGCCGTCAAGCATTTCAAATGGGAACCACAGGGCAAGCGCCGCAAGCACAAGAAACCCTCGGCTTCGGAAATCAACGCCTGTCGCCCATGGCTGGAGGCTGAAGTGCAAGCGGTAAAGCCGAGCGTCGTGATCTGCCTCGGTGTGACGGCAGCCCAATCAGTATTCGGCAAGACTGTTCGTTTACATGAACTGCGTGGGCAACCCTGGAACACGCCCGTCGCTTCACACGTCTTTGTGACCGTCCACCCCTCTGCCATTCTTCGACATCCGGAAGCGGTGCAACGTGAAGAAGAATATCGCCGCTTCGTCGAAGACCTGCGGCGGGTCACACAGTTCCTCCAAGCACAAGCCATGTAA
- a CDS encoding prevent-host-death family protein has product MRYVSASDAKQKLAAILDAAQREPVMIRRQKRDVAVLLSAQEYERVCAMNRQELLRFSDRVSKKAKAQGLTEQKLHEILADEG; this is encoded by the coding sequence ATGCGATACGTCTCAGCAAGCGATGCAAAGCAGAAGCTGGCGGCAATCCTGGATGCGGCGCAACGTGAGCCCGTGATGATCCGCCGCCAAAAACGGGATGTGGCTGTGCTGCTCTCGGCTCAGGAATATGAACGGGTGTGCGCTATGAACCGGCAAGAGCTTCTGCGGTTTTCAGATCGAGTGAGCAAAAAGGCCAAAGCGCAGGGGCTGACGGAACAAAAGCTCCACGAGATTCTGGCTGATGAGGGCTAG
- a CDS encoding thiopurine S-methyltransferase has product MDASFWHNRWQTNQTGWHEQAVNPLLIAHFPSLHVPPGGRVFVPLCGKSLDLGWLLSRGYAVAGAELSELAVTQLFAELGMEPRISEVGKHQLFSGKKIDIFVGDLFDLSQEILGPVDAVYDRAALVALPEVMRVQYATHLKALTALAPQLVIGYEYDQTVVDGPPFSVTADELHRHYGDYYTLTPLARLEIPGGLKGKCPATEHIWRLDKHQS; this is encoded by the coding sequence ATGGATGCAAGTTTTTGGCACAACCGCTGGCAGACGAACCAGACAGGCTGGCACGAGCAAGCCGTTAATCCGCTGCTGATCGCGCACTTTCCTTCGCTGCACGTTCCACCGGGCGGGCGCGTCTTTGTTCCGCTCTGCGGCAAGTCGCTCGATCTGGGCTGGCTCCTGTCTCGCGGCTATGCGGTTGCCGGAGCGGAACTCAGTGAGCTGGCCGTAACACAGCTCTTTGCGGAGCTGGGGATGGAACCTCGCATTTCAGAGGTCGGGAAACACCAGCTCTTCAGCGGAAAGAAGATTGATATCTTCGTGGGCGATCTCTTTGACCTCTCTCAGGAAATCCTCGGTCCCGTCGATGCGGTCTATGACCGGGCCGCGCTGGTCGCACTACCGGAGGTGATGCGAGTACAGTACGCGACACATCTCAAGGCTCTCACAGCGTTGGCCCCCCAACTCGTCATCGGCTATGAGTACGACCAGACCGTGGTAGACGGGCCGCCATTTTCCGTCACCGCCGATGAACTCCATCGTCATTACGGCGACTACTACACCCTCACGCCGCTGGCCCGTCTCGAAATCCCCGGCGGGCTCAAGGGCAAGTGCCCGGCGACGGAACATATCTGGCGGTTGGACAAACACCAGAGCTAG
- a CDS encoding redox-regulated ATPase YchF: protein MGLCCGMIGLPNVGKTTVFNALTGGGALAANYPFATVDPNTGIALVPDPRLIKLTELFASKKTTYSTLEVRDIAGLVEGASKGEGLGNQFLGHIREVDALLHVVRCFQSTDVVHVSGGIDPLRDIGVIETELMLSDLETLDRRKQKTEKKVRAGDKKAAFEVEFLARLIGLLDKGEWLGNREYSAEERVILSECQLLSAKPVLFVANVSEGKNADEAMVQTVRDFAAKRGARVVTICGQLEAELSSLPESERADFLNEMGLTESGLVRLTREAYTLLDLITFFTAGEVESRAWPIPKGMKAPQAAGKIHSDMERGFIRAEVYHYDDLLACGSEAKVKEKGLFRLEGKDYVIKEADIVYFRFNV, encoded by the coding sequence ATGGGACTCTGTTGCGGCATGATCGGCTTGCCGAATGTCGGGAAGACGACGGTCTTCAATGCGCTGACCGGCGGCGGCGCCCTGGCGGCGAACTATCCGTTCGCGACCGTCGATCCGAACACCGGTATTGCCCTGGTGCCGGATCCTCGGCTGATCAAGTTGACCGAGCTGTTCGCTTCGAAGAAAACCACCTACAGCACGCTGGAAGTGCGGGATATCGCCGGGCTGGTCGAAGGGGCCAGCAAAGGCGAGGGCCTTGGCAATCAATTCCTTGGCCATATCCGCGAAGTCGATGCGTTGCTCCATGTGGTCCGCTGTTTTCAAAGTACGGATGTCGTGCATGTCAGTGGCGGGATAGATCCGCTGCGCGACATCGGTGTGATCGAAACCGAACTCATGCTGTCCGACTTAGAGACGCTCGATCGGCGAAAACAAAAGACCGAGAAGAAAGTCCGGGCCGGCGACAAAAAGGCTGCTTTTGAAGTGGAGTTTCTTGCCAGGCTCATCGGTTTGCTCGACAAAGGCGAGTGGTTGGGCAACCGAGAGTACAGCGCGGAAGAACGGGTGATTCTCAGCGAATGTCAGCTGCTCTCCGCCAAGCCGGTCCTGTTCGTGGCGAACGTGTCAGAAGGGAAAAATGCCGACGAAGCCATGGTTCAGACCGTACGCGACTTTGCCGCCAAGCGAGGCGCCCGTGTGGTGACCATCTGTGGGCAGCTCGAGGCGGAGCTGTCCTCTTTACCGGAGAGTGAACGAGCCGACTTCCTGAACGAAATGGGACTCACTGAATCGGGACTCGTTAGATTGACGCGTGAAGCTTATACCTTGCTGGATCTGATTACCTTTTTCACTGCCGGCGAAGTAGAGTCTCGCGCCTGGCCGATTCCAAAAGGTATGAAGGCGCCACAAGCGGCAGGCAAGATCCACTCCGACATGGAGCGGGGCTTCATCCGTGCCGAGGTCTATCACTACGACGATCTGCTGGCCTGTGGATCTGAGGCCAAGGTGAAAGAGAAGGGCTTGTTCCGCCTCGAAGGCAAAGATTACGTGATCAAAGAAGCGGACATCGTGTATTTCCGCTTCAATGTGTAA